The sequence GCCGGGCCCTAGCGAACCAGCCACTCCATGATCTTCGAGAGAACAAAATCCACACTGCCGAGAAAGACCGAACTGACGGCAACAAACATCAGCACCACACCGGTGGCCGAACGGGTATCCTTCCACTCGGGCCAGGTGACTTTCTTCGCCTCGGCACGCACGCCCTTGAGGAAGTCCTGGCTCTCGGT is a genomic window of Chrysiogenia bacterium containing:
- the secE gene encoding preprotein translocase subunit SecE; its protein translation is MAQSKSDSGTAEKGLITESQDFLKGVRAEAKKVTWPEWKDTRSATGVVLMFVAVSSVFLGSVDFVLSKIMEWLVR